One part of the Vicia villosa cultivar HV-30 ecotype Madison, WI linkage group LG6, Vvil1.0, whole genome shotgun sequence genome encodes these proteins:
- the LOC131614922 gene encoding uncharacterized mitochondrial protein AtMg00860-like: protein MRYSHYEFLVMPFGVTNAPAVFMDYMNRVFQPYLDQFVVIFIDDILIYSRTIEEHMEHLRIVLSVLREKQLFAKFSKCEFWMSEVKFLRHVISGGGVAVDPSKVEAVINWERPKYATEVRSFLGLAGYYRRFIMGFFKLALPLTRLTRKEVSFEWNSDCEKSFQKLEEKLTTALVLVIPDPN, encoded by the coding sequence ATGAGATACAGTCATTACGAGTTTTTGGTTATGCCGTTTGGAGTAACCAATGCTCCTGCTGTCTTTATGGATTACATGAACCGGGTGTTTCAACCATATTTGGACCAGTTCGTGGtaatcttcatagatgacatcttgatctaCTCTCGGACTATTGAAGAGCACATggagcatttgaggattgtgttgtCGGTTCTTAGAGAAAAGCAGTTGTTTGCGAAGTTTAgcaagtgtgagttctggatgTCTGAAGTCAAGTTTCTTAGACATGTCATATCTGGCGGCGGCGTAGCTGTAGACCCTTCAAAGGTAGAAGCAGTGATAAATTGGGAACGACCCAAGTATGCAACTGAGGTCCGTAGTTTCCTAGGCTTGGCAGGTTACTATCGGAGGTTCATTATGGGATTTTTCAAATTGGCATTACCTTTGACCAGACTTACAAGGAAGGAAGTCTCGTTCGAATGGAATTCAGATTGTGagaagagttttcagaaactcgAGGAGAAATTAACTACAGCTCTAGTGTTGGTGATCCCAGATCCAAACTGA
- the LOC131614923 gene encoding uncharacterized protein LOC131614923 has product MDWLSANSVYIGCKEKAIFIPAEETTPTDAIEHLLEGTVNMINYLFAQEKSFLLVLTSDSKDKKSILEIPVVCEFSDVFPEDVTSLPPEREVEFSIDLVPGTAPVSVSPYRMSPAELRELKSQLEELLAKHFIRPSVSPWGAQSY; this is encoded by the coding sequence ATGGACTGGTTGTCAGCTAACTCGGTGTACATCGGTTGTAAAGAGAAGGCTATCTTCATTCCTGCTGAGGAGACTACACCAACCGATGCCATTGAACATCTTCTTGAAGGTACGGTTAACATGATCAATTACCTTTTTGCTCAAGAGAAGTCTTTCCTTTTGGTTCTTACGTCGGACTCTAAAGACAAGAAAAGTATTTTGGAGATTCCGGTTGTGTGTGAATTTTCCGATGTATTTCCGGAGGATGTTACTTCTCTTCCGCCGGAAAGGGAAGTtgaattctctattgatcttgttccGGGTACTGCTCCAGTTTCAGTTTCCCCTTATAGGATGTCTCCTGCAGAGCTAAGAGAGTTGAAGAGCCAGTTAGAAGAGTTGTTGGCGAAAcacttcattcgtcctagtgtttctccatggggggCCCAGTCttattag
- the LOC131614924 gene encoding uncharacterized protein LOC131614924, translated as MAEQRRGPGRPRTRNVETEPETENAGVPWVQIMQQMQQQNQMMMQMMQGMQGQQPTTPAPTPQAAAGPDFRAFFRMDPPEFLGGLDPVIAHDWLYAMEMIFQAIQCTEEEKVIFAAQKMKGPAGRWWNTESTYFTNQGIPKDWQHFKTAFLEKYYPNSVHALKECEFQSFKQGNMSVSEYAEKFEDMAAYSRQVAYAPDELWKNDQFLMGLNADIVHSVSQREFTTYAECLRQCYVAENTLKRVQDEREQNKPVRREQCNRKHYGNCSTGPKKCFKCGMTGHFARECAAPDVPEKTTGRVYTLDARKAQGNTNLVAGTCYVNDQPLFVLVDCGATHSFISYPCVRRLGFETSLLPNPMIISSATDDVVEALEI; from the exons ATGGCTGAACAACgtagaggtcccggaaggcccaggACGAGGAATGTGGAGACTGAGCCTGAAACTGAGAATGCGGGTGTGCCTTGGGTGCAGATAATGCAACAGATGCAGCAGCAGAAtcaaatgatgatgcaaatgatgcaaggcatgcaagGGCAACAACCAACCACTCCTGCTCCTACTCCTCAGGCTGCAGCAGGGCCTGACTTTCGTGCCTTCTTTCGGATGGATCCGCCAGAGTTCTTGGGTGGCTTAGATCCTGTGATTGCTCATGATTGGCTATATGCTATGGAGATGATATTCCAGGCTATTCAGTGCACAgaagaagagaaggtgatctttgctGCTCAGAAAATGAAGGGACCAGCAGGTAGATGGTGGAATACGGAGTCTACGTATTTCACTAACCAAGGGATTCCAAAGGATTGGCAACATTTCAAGACAGCTTTCTTGGAGAAGTACTACCCCAACAGTGTGCATGCTTTGAAGGAGTGTGAGTTTCAGTCCTTCAAACAAGGAAACATGTCGGTATCTgaatatgctgagaagtttgaggaCATGGCTGCCTATTCTAGACAAGTAGCTTATGCACCAGATGAGTTGTGGAAGAATGATCAGTTCCTCATGGGGCTGAATGCTGATATTGTGCACAGTGTGTCTCAAAGGGAGTTTACCACCTATGCTGAGTGTTTAAGGCAATGCTATGTTGCCGAGAACACATTGAAGAGAGTCCAAGATGAAAGAGAACAGAATAAGCCGGTTCGTAGGGAACAA TGCAATAGGAAGCATTATGGTAATTGCTCAACAGGTCcaaagaagtgcttcaagtgtgggaTGACAGGTCACTTTGCAAGGGAATGTGCAGCCCCAGATGTTCCCGAAAAGACTACTGGACGTGTTTACACCTTAGACGCAAGGAAGGCTCAAGGAAACACCAATCTTGTTGCTGGTACGTGCTATGTTAATGATCAGCCCTTGTTTGTGctagttgattgtggagcaacacattcttttatttcttaccCTTGTGTTCGGAGGCTTGGTTTTGAGACGAGTCTTCTTCCTAATCCTATGATTATCTCATCGGCTACGGACGATGTAGTAGAAGCTCTAGAAATTTGA